In Deltaproteobacteria bacterium, a genomic segment contains:
- a CDS encoding VOC family protein, whose amino-acid sequence MLTRVDRVQLVVADRRAAADAFARLLRTEVVREDRLGLLAARRCVLQLGTSNVELLEPDGTGPAADFLSHTKGGLFAAGFATADLEQLHAHLCARGVTPAEEGGQLFLAPEVLRLPGLRAVISAESNPPAVGLAQRLYEVTHLVPDFATIVQEAAANFGLATEHFAPIRSEQFGYEGVLTLFHPDRLDRIEMVTPNDLTKTMGRFFTKRGPSLYMCFAEAADLAPIVARLREQAPHDWTGAPDTLFIHPRALGGMMLGVSRTTFAWTWSGRPERVVT is encoded by the coding sequence ATGCTCACCCGAGTCGATCGAGTTCAGCTTGTTGTCGCCGACCGCCGGGCAGCCGCCGACGCCTTCGCGCGGCTGCTTCGGACCGAGGTGGTGCGCGAGGATCGTCTCGGGCTGTTGGCGGCGCGGCGTTGCGTTCTCCAGTTGGGCACCAGTAATGTGGAGCTACTCGAACCGGACGGCACCGGGCCAGCGGCCGACTTCCTCTCGCACACCAAAGGCGGGCTGTTTGCCGCCGGCTTTGCCACCGCGGACCTCGAGCAACTGCATGCGCACCTCTGTGCCCGCGGCGTTACCCCCGCGGAAGAAGGCGGCCAGCTGTTTCTTGCCCCCGAGGTGCTGCGCCTGCCCGGGCTGCGCGCGGTGATCTCGGCGGAGAGCAACCCGCCGGCGGTGGGATTGGCGCAGCGGCTGTACGAGGTCACGCATCTGGTACCTGACTTCGCGACCATCGTTCAGGAGGCGGCGGCCAACTTCGGCCTCGCCACCGAGCACTTTGCTCCCATCCGTTCAGAGCAGTTCGGCTACGAAGGCGTGCTCACGCTCTTTCATCCCGATCGACTCGATCGGATCGAGATGGTCACGCCGAACGACCTGACGAAGACCATGGGGCGCTTCTTCACCAAACGCGGGCCGAGTCTGTATATGTGCTTCGCCGAGGCGGCTGATCTTGCCCCGATCGTGGCCCGGCTGCGCGAGCAGGCCCCGCACGATTGGACCGGTGCGCCCGATACGCTCTTCATCCACCCCAGAGCGCTCGGCGGCATGATGCTCGGCGTCAGCCGCACGACCTTCGCGTGGACATGGTCCGGCCGCCCGGAGCGCGTAGTGACGTAG
- a CDS encoding nitroreductase family protein: protein MPLEEAMRTQRAIRRLKPDPVDDALVLHLIELALKAPSGSNQQNWEFVVVRDRTVKARLASLARIPWRFYAGLGRWVARHDPKALRMLDAVQWQVDHFEEIPVIVVACLRGLRLPFPPILATGYYGSIYPSVQNLLLGARAAGLGATLVTMPLWSTWLARRALGLPWNVSPCAMVPLGWPRGRYGPTTRRSVGDVVHLNRYGNRRA from the coding sequence ATGCCGCTCGAAGAGGCGATGCGGACGCAGCGGGCGATTCGGCGCCTGAAGCCGGACCCGGTCGACGACGCTCTCGTGCTGCATCTCATCGAGTTGGCGCTCAAGGCGCCGAGCGGGAGCAACCAACAGAACTGGGAGTTCGTCGTCGTCAGAGATCGCACGGTGAAAGCGCGGCTGGCCTCGCTGGCGCGGATCCCTTGGCGCTTCTACGCCGGGCTCGGCCGCTGGGTGGCACGCCATGACCCGAAGGCGCTACGCATGCTCGATGCGGTACAGTGGCAGGTGGATCACTTCGAGGAGATCCCCGTCATAGTGGTGGCCTGCCTGCGCGGGCTGCGCCTGCCGTTTCCGCCCATCCTGGCGACCGGTTACTATGGCTCGATCTATCCGTCGGTGCAGAACCTCCTGCTCGGCGCGCGTGCGGCGGGCCTGGGGGCCACGCTCGTCACCATGCCCTTGTGGAGCACCTGGCTCGCGCGCCGGGCGCTGGGTTTACCGTGGAACGTATCGCCGTGCGCCATGGTGCCGCTCGGTTGGCCGAGGGGCCGCTACGGTCCGACCACTCGCCGGTCTGTCGGCGACGTGGTGCACTTGAATCGCTACGGAAATCGGCGAGCATGA
- a CDS encoding AAA family ATPase, with protein MSGAAGPVTLLFTDLVNSTELLQQPGDDRVQRVLRAHHKLLNKATAAHGGQEARWLGDGLLAVFMSATDAVRCAIALQQAARQRAAGERLSIRVALHIAETLREETDYFGTPVAIARRLCARAQGGQILCSGLMAGLVAERQASTLRDCGLLELPGLAAPVTLNEILYRHDEPAALLTRPPFVGRAAELAKLTHALEEARAGHGGLVLLAGEPGVGKTRLTEEFGESAAELGALVLSGRCYEGEWAPPYGPFAEAIAAYTRTAEPEQLRQDLGLGAPPIARLVAAVRERLPDIPEAVALQPDEERFRLLDAVSQFLFATAARKPVALIVDDLHWADKGSITMLRHVARFAPRNRLLILGAYRDSEVDRSHPLTEVLGALPRETMCEHLQLKGLERDAVEELLETIADQEVPDALVAALSAETSGNPFFIREVLLHLVEEGKILRREGRWVSDLAIAEMAIPEGVKQVIGRRLARLSAATQNLLTTAAAFTGGFHLAIAGRVAGLDEAATLDAVDEALAAQVLQRGSDPQSFDFVHALIRHTLYAALSPPRQVRLHRRIAETMEDAYGDPSTSLSRAESRGSVRDGLSAHAAEIAEQYYRSAALPGAERGVAHCLRTAEQAERAAAFSEAAMYLHMAVELLPSSDPQRARLIARLGLALAWSLTFEEAVKVAGEAGELLAATEGNAAAADYLATATRATAWAGSMSSAWELAERGMGYVGRRRDATWALLRAMHLLRQEATDPTNPGIRLDTPERRELVAVVRALPPEEGGRIMSNEFLGAAAFDSRQDVLQTAGSQAGHLMNLAGEFRRALPLWERNAQDNERQGCIATAAGQWPLAAICHFALGNLSMARAAYHRGAGLAARLASATIWAGNFAGARFVECLVVEQGWESLLEHEAFLQESPADDHSSLAAFRAGAMRLCVRFGRSEEALRFLETLLAAVERAPGCALGYVGITCGAAETLWRLERTDHIEVIEHNLRDKVIAPDFRTPMHDGRLAVAQLCALRGHHDEAVEWFARARAVLDEQGARPLRAIVDYDEALMYARRGAAGDAERAAPLLEAAIEQFRAIGMPGWIKRAEELLRVSRQSVVSSEERDEDQRSDVSNRQPETRNQKPWTRDDEPGTNLFRKEGDYWTIAFAGSTFRLKDAKGLHYLAYLLRHPGQEFHALDLMTQVSGFGGQVSGADSQRRGATSRARGASLDPQAKLEYRRRLDDLRDELAEADHNSDLGRAAKARAEMESIAEQLAAAVGLGGCDRPVGADAERARLTVTKGIKAALGKIRANHPQLARHFAASIRTGYFCSYTPDPQRPGPWVQ; from the coding sequence ATGAGCGGTGCAGCCGGCCCGGTCACCTTGCTGTTCACCGATCTGGTGAACTCCACCGAGCTGCTGCAGCAGCCCGGCGACGACCGGGTGCAGCGCGTCTTGCGGGCGCACCACAAGTTGCTGAACAAGGCGACCGCGGCGCACGGCGGGCAGGAGGCGAGGTGGCTGGGCGATGGGTTGCTGGCCGTGTTCATGTCCGCCACCGACGCCGTGCGCTGCGCCATCGCCTTGCAGCAGGCCGCACGCCAGCGCGCGGCGGGCGAGCGGCTGTCGATTCGCGTCGCCTTGCACATCGCCGAGACGCTGCGCGAAGAGACCGACTACTTCGGCACGCCGGTGGCGATTGCGCGCCGTCTGTGTGCTCGTGCCCAGGGCGGACAGATCCTGTGCAGCGGGCTCATGGCAGGACTGGTGGCTGAGCGGCAGGCCTCCACGTTGCGCGATTGTGGGCTGCTCGAGCTGCCGGGACTTGCGGCACCAGTCACTCTCAATGAGATCCTCTATCGCCACGACGAGCCGGCGGCATTGCTGACGCGTCCGCCGTTCGTGGGGCGTGCGGCCGAGCTGGCGAAGCTCACACACGCCCTGGAGGAGGCGCGCGCCGGGCATGGCGGATTGGTGCTGCTGGCAGGCGAGCCCGGCGTCGGCAAGACGCGCTTGACCGAGGAGTTCGGCGAGTCGGCAGCCGAGCTCGGCGCACTCGTGCTGTCCGGGCGGTGCTACGAGGGCGAATGGGCGCCGCCGTACGGGCCGTTTGCGGAAGCGATTGCGGCCTACACGCGCACCGCGGAGCCCGAACAGCTGCGGCAGGATCTCGGGCTCGGCGCGCCGCCCATCGCCCGCCTGGTCGCCGCGGTGCGCGAGCGCTTGCCGGACATTCCAGAAGCAGTGGCCCTGCAACCAGACGAGGAACGGTTTCGCTTGCTCGATGCCGTGAGCCAGTTCTTGTTCGCTACTGCCGCGCGCAAGCCCGTCGCGCTCATCGTCGACGACCTCCACTGGGCAGACAAGGGCAGCATCACCATGCTGCGCCACGTGGCCCGTTTTGCGCCACGCAATCGCCTCCTCATCCTCGGTGCGTATCGCGATTCGGAAGTCGATCGCTCGCATCCGCTCACCGAAGTACTGGGCGCATTGCCGCGCGAGACGATGTGCGAGCACCTGCAGCTAAAGGGGCTCGAGCGCGACGCGGTGGAGGAGCTTCTGGAGACAATCGCCGACCAAGAGGTACCGGATGCGCTGGTCGCCGCCCTCAGTGCGGAGACCAGCGGCAATCCCTTCTTCATCCGCGAGGTGCTGCTGCATCTCGTGGAGGAGGGAAAGATCTTACGCCGCGAAGGGCGGTGGGTTTCGGACCTCGCCATCGCGGAGATGGCAATCCCGGAGGGGGTCAAGCAGGTCATCGGCCGGCGCCTGGCGCGCCTGTCTGCTGCCACGCAGAATCTGCTGACCACAGCGGCGGCATTCACCGGAGGGTTCCACCTCGCCATTGCGGGGCGCGTGGCTGGACTCGACGAGGCAGCGACTCTGGACGCGGTGGACGAAGCGCTGGCGGCGCAGGTGCTGCAGCGGGGCAGCGATCCGCAGAGCTTTGACTTCGTTCATGCGCTCATCCGCCACACGCTGTATGCGGCGCTGAGCCCGCCCCGCCAGGTGCGTCTACACCGCCGGATCGCCGAGACCATGGAAGATGCGTACGGCGACCCGTCGACAAGCCTGTCCCGAGCCGAGTCGAGGGGCTCAGTGCGGGACGGGTTGTCGGCGCACGCCGCGGAGATCGCCGAACAGTATTACCGCAGCGCCGCGCTGCCCGGGGCCGAACGGGGCGTCGCTCATTGCCTGCGCACCGCCGAACAAGCGGAGCGGGCTGCCGCCTTCAGTGAGGCAGCAATGTATCTGCACATGGCCGTCGAGCTGTTGCCGAGCAGTGATCCACAGCGAGCGCGTCTTATCGCCCGTCTCGGATTGGCACTGGCGTGGAGTCTCACCTTCGAGGAGGCAGTGAAGGTTGCGGGCGAGGCGGGTGAGTTGCTGGCGGCAACGGAGGGGAACGCGGCTGCCGCTGACTACCTGGCAACAGCGACGCGGGCGACGGCATGGGCAGGCTCGATGTCTAGTGCCTGGGAATTGGCCGAGCGCGGAATGGGTTATGTCGGCAGACGGCGGGACGCAACGTGGGCATTGCTCCGGGCGATGCACCTCCTGCGCCAGGAAGCGACGGATCCAACAAACCCAGGCATCCGATTGGACACGCCCGAACGTCGTGAACTGGTCGCTGTCGTTCGAGCCCTACCTCCAGAAGAGGGCGGAAGGATAATGTCCAACGAGTTCCTCGGCGCGGCCGCCTTTGATTCACGGCAGGACGTTCTGCAAACCGCAGGCAGCCAGGCCGGGCACCTGATGAACCTTGCAGGTGAATTCCGTCGCGCCCTCCCACTCTGGGAGCGTAATGCCCAAGACAACGAACGGCAAGGTTGCATCGCCACTGCCGCTGGGCAGTGGCCCCTGGCCGCCATATGCCATTTTGCACTCGGCAACCTGTCAATGGCACGCGCCGCATACCACCGCGGGGCGGGGCTGGCGGCTCGGCTGGCAAGCGCGACGATATGGGCCGGAAACTTCGCGGGAGCGCGATTTGTGGAGTGCTTGGTTGTGGAACAGGGCTGGGAGAGCTTGCTTGAGCACGAAGCATTCCTCCAGGAGTCGCCTGCGGATGACCACTCTTCACTTGCGGCGTTCCGTGCCGGCGCAATGCGCCTGTGCGTCCGGTTCGGCAGATCCGAAGAGGCATTGCGGTTTCTGGAGACGTTGCTCGCTGCGGTCGAGCGTGCGCCGGGATGCGCCTTAGGCTACGTGGGCATCACCTGCGGTGCCGCCGAGACGCTATGGCGATTGGAGCGCACGGACCACATTGAAGTCATTGAGCACAACCTGCGGGACAAGGTCATCGCCCCAGACTTCCGGACACCGATGCACGACGGACGACTTGCCGTGGCGCAGCTGTGTGCGCTGCGGGGTCATCACGACGAGGCAGTCGAGTGGTTCGCGAGGGCGCGTGCCGTCCTCGACGAGCAAGGCGCCCGGCCGCTGCGCGCCATCGTCGACTACGACGAGGCGCTGATGTATGCGCGCCGCGGCGCTGCCGGGGACGCGGAACGCGCCGCACCGCTGTTGGAAGCGGCCATCGAACAGTTCCGCGCTATCGGCATGCCCGGCTGGATCAAGCGGGCGGAGGAATTGCTTCGCGTCAGCCGGCAGTCGGTGGTGAGCAGTGAGGAGCGGGACGAGGATCAGCGCTCGGATGTCAGCAACCGACAACCAGAAACCAGGAACCAGAAACCATGGACCAGAGACGACGAACCAGGGACCAACCTGTTCCGCAAGGAAGGCGACTATTGGACCATTGCCTTCGCGGGCTCGACCTTTCGCCTGAAGGATGCGAAGGGCCTGCATTACCTCGCGTACCTGCTACGCCATCCTGGCCAGGAATTTCATGCGCTGGACCTGATGACGCAGGTGTCAGGTTTCGGGGGCCAGGTGTCAGGGGCTGACAGCCAGAGGCGGGGGGCTACCAGTAGGGCCCGCGGAGCATCGCTGGATCCGCAGGCGAAGTTGGAATACAGGCGCCGGCTCGACGATCTGCGCGACGAGTTGGCCGAGGCCGATCACAACAGCGATCTGGGGCGGGCCGCCAAGGCGCGCGCCGAGATGGAATCCATCGCCGAGCAGCTCGCCGCCGCCGTCGGTCTCGGCGGCTGTGATCGCCCGGTCGGCGCCGACGCCGAGCGCGCCCGGCTGACGGTGACCAAGGGCATCAAGGCAGCGCTAGGGAAGATTCGCGCGAACCACCCGCAGTTGGCGCGCCACTTCGCCGCCAGCATCAGAACCGGGTACTTTTGCAGCTATACCCCCGATCCGCAGCGACCGGGGCCGTGGGTACAATAG